The proteins below come from a single Cupriavidus pauculus genomic window:
- a CDS encoding Bug family tripartite tricarboxylate transporter substrate binding protein: MPFQSKNAGHIHIAPSRRTLLRALTGIALGAALAPHAARASDYPDRPIRLVVPFPPGGPTDLVSRVIAKKMSDELGQQVLVDNRPGANGNIGNEIVAKAPADGYTVLYNTSSIALSPALYKKLSYDVKRDLLPVAMTANVPLVLEVNAQVPVNTVPEFVAWVKANPGKFTYGSAGNGNVTHLTAFLVLQANGLSAVHAPYKGSAPALTDLASGQVQFMTDTINSSLPFIRDKRMKALAVTSSTRSAQLPDVPTLAESGMPGFEAGAWQGMMVPAKTPPEVVRKLNAAVTKALASPDVRASLALQGAEPRGSSPEAYGKYLTQELDRWRKVVGDSGVTLD; encoded by the coding sequence ATGCCATTCCAGAGCAAAAATGCCGGGCATATCCATATCGCACCGTCGCGCCGCACGCTGCTGCGCGCGCTGACGGGTATCGCGCTGGGCGCGGCCCTCGCGCCGCACGCCGCGCGCGCATCGGACTACCCCGACCGGCCGATCCGGCTCGTGGTGCCGTTCCCGCCGGGCGGTCCGACGGACCTCGTCTCGCGCGTCATCGCGAAGAAGATGTCCGACGAACTCGGGCAGCAGGTGCTGGTCGATAACCGTCCCGGGGCCAACGGCAATATCGGCAACGAGATCGTGGCCAAGGCGCCCGCCGACGGGTACACGGTGCTGTACAACACGTCGTCCATCGCGCTTAGCCCCGCGCTCTACAAGAAGCTGTCTTATGACGTGAAGCGCGACCTGCTGCCCGTGGCGATGACAGCCAACGTGCCGCTCGTGCTCGAGGTCAACGCACAGGTGCCGGTGAACACGGTGCCCGAGTTCGTGGCGTGGGTGAAGGCCAATCCGGGCAAGTTCACCTATGGGTCCGCAGGCAATGGCAACGTCACGCATCTGACCGCGTTCCTCGTGCTGCAGGCGAATGGCCTTAGCGCCGTGCATGCGCCGTACAAGGGGAGCGCCCCGGCGCTGACGGACCTGGCGAGCGGACAGGTGCAGTTCATGACCGATACGATCAATTCGTCGCTGCCGTTCATCCGCGACAAGCGCATGAAGGCGCTGGCGGTCACCAGCAGCACGCGCAGTGCGCAGCTGCCCGATGTGCCGACGCTTGCGGAGTCGGGCATGCCGGGATTCGAGGCGGGCGCATGGCAGGGGATGATGGTGCCGGCGAAGACGCCGCCGGAGGTCGTCAGGAAGCTCAACGCGGCCGTGACGAAGGCACTGGCCTCGCCCGACGTGCGCGCGAGTCTCGCGCTGCAGGGCGCGGAGCCGCGCGGGTCGTCGCCGGAGGCGTATGGCAAGTATCTGACGCAGGAGCTCGATCGCTGGCGGAAGGTCGTCGGGGATTCGGGCGTGACGCTCGACTGA
- a CDS encoding MaoC family dehydratase, whose product MTQPQRLGQGFYWQDIKEGQVFETFRRTVTETDLVNFISVTGMLEAIFIEAGYEAGAIKGRPVPAALTYALIEGFILQTMIQGTGLAMLELTQKIHGPVLVGDTIGARVTVTGVRPTSKSGRAVVDSSIEVFNQRGECVMTYTARRLLAGRE is encoded by the coding sequence ATGACGCAACCGCAACGCCTTGGACAAGGCTTCTACTGGCAGGACATCAAGGAAGGGCAGGTGTTCGAGACCTTCCGCCGCACGGTCACGGAGACCGACCTCGTCAACTTTATCTCGGTCACGGGCATGCTCGAGGCCATCTTTATCGAAGCCGGATACGAAGCCGGTGCGATCAAGGGCCGCCCGGTGCCGGCGGCGCTGACCTATGCGCTGATCGAGGGCTTCATCCTGCAGACGATGATCCAGGGCACGGGGCTGGCCATGCTTGAGCTCACGCAGAAGATCCATGGCCCCGTGCTGGTGGGGGACACCATCGGCGCGCGCGTCACGGTGACGGGCGTGCGGCCGACGTCCAAGAGCGGACGCGCGGTGGTGGACTCGTCGATCGAGGTGTTCAACCAGCGCGGCGAATGCGTGATGACTTACACCGCGCGGCGCTTGCTGGCGGGACGGGAGTAA
- a CDS encoding CaiB/BaiF CoA transferase family protein: MLPLSGIRVVDLSTVVMGPYASQWLADLGAEVIKVETPDGDSTRRTGPATEDGMSAIFLGVNRSKKSVVLNLKQPAAQQALHRLLETADVFLHSMRPQKLGKLDLDPASVMARHPRLVYVSLLGFAEDGPYGGRPAYDDIIQGLCGNAALMAAQTGTVRYFPTIAADKTSGLVAALSISAALAGRERNGGKGTMVEVPMFESMVAFNLVEHLYGQHFEPPRARAGYPRVLAPLRRPYQTADGYVCMMPYTDAHWRDFFRASDRDDLATDARFADIAARTRHIETLYEITGELVRERGTDEWLGICEDLQIPVARVNGLDELVDDPHLRETGFFDTVADPAMGTLRFPGAPVRFDGERGHAAVPPRLGEHTREVLGGIGLTDAEIDALR, encoded by the coding sequence ATGTTGCCCCTATCCGGAATTCGCGTGGTCGATCTCTCCACCGTGGTCATGGGGCCCTACGCGAGCCAGTGGCTGGCGGACCTCGGCGCGGAGGTCATCAAGGTGGAGACGCCCGACGGCGACTCCACGCGCCGGACGGGGCCGGCGACCGAAGACGGCATGTCCGCGATCTTCCTCGGCGTCAACCGCAGCAAGAAGAGCGTGGTGCTCAACCTCAAGCAGCCCGCCGCGCAGCAGGCATTGCACCGGTTGCTCGAGACTGCGGACGTCTTCCTGCACAGCATGCGGCCGCAGAAGCTCGGCAAGCTCGACCTCGATCCCGCCAGCGTGATGGCGCGCCATCCGCGGCTGGTCTACGTGAGCCTGCTCGGCTTCGCGGAAGACGGCCCTTACGGCGGCCGCCCCGCCTACGACGACATCATCCAGGGCCTGTGCGGCAATGCGGCGCTGATGGCCGCGCAGACGGGCACGGTGCGCTATTTTCCGACGATCGCGGCGGACAAGACCAGCGGTCTCGTGGCCGCGCTGTCGATCTCGGCGGCGCTGGCGGGACGCGAGCGCAATGGCGGCAAGGGCACGATGGTCGAGGTGCCGATGTTCGAGTCGATGGTCGCGTTCAACCTCGTCGAGCATCTGTACGGCCAGCACTTCGAGCCGCCGCGCGCGCGGGCCGGCTATCCGCGCGTGCTGGCGCCGCTGCGCCGGCCGTATCAGACCGCCGACGGGTACGTCTGCATGATGCCGTACACCGATGCGCACTGGCGCGACTTCTTCCGCGCATCGGACCGAGACGACCTGGCCACCGATGCGCGCTTCGCCGATATCGCGGCGCGCACGCGGCATATCGAGACGCTGTACGAAATCACGGGCGAGCTCGTGCGCGAGCGCGGTACCGACGAGTGGCTCGGCATCTGCGAAGACCTGCAGATTCCGGTGGCGCGTGTGAACGGGCTGGACGAGCTCGTCGATGATCCGCATCTGCGCGAGACGGGTTTCTTCGATACGGTCGCGGACCCGGCGATGGGCACGCTGCGCTTCCCCGGTGCGCCGGTGCGGTTCGATGGCGAGCGCGGGCACGCCGCGGTGCCGCCAAGGCTGGGCGAGCATACGCGCGAGGTGCTCGGCGGCATTGGGCTGACCGATGCGGAGATCGATGCGCTGCGATAA
- a CDS encoding LysR substrate-binding domain-containing protein — protein MDLRQLQQFVVLAETGNFHRAAERLHMAQPPLSISIRKLEAELGTPLFVRTTRGVRLTQAGEAALNDARRALFHAGQARAAAVSAAHGERGALRIGFVGSATYALLPKLIPAFRDAHPGIELILHESTSASILDRIERGQLDAGLVRFPILSSGPFTLLPLESDTFVAAVPADSAFAQQSGIALKTLASEPFIMHPSADVPNLQAVAMLMCQQAGFVPRIAQEAVQVQTIVSLVESGLGVALVPGVTARYTNRRVRFLRITSPRPAARIGIALATQQDTDDRHVQQFLAAARRIAAQAPSGEVPVARL, from the coding sequence ATGGATCTGCGCCAGTTGCAGCAGTTCGTCGTGCTCGCCGAGACCGGCAACTTCCACCGGGCGGCCGAGCGCCTGCATATGGCCCAGCCCCCGCTGTCGATTTCCATCCGCAAGCTCGAGGCCGAACTGGGCACGCCGCTGTTCGTGCGCACCACACGCGGCGTGCGGCTGACGCAAGCCGGCGAGGCCGCGCTCAACGATGCCCGGCGCGCACTGTTCCACGCTGGCCAGGCCCGCGCGGCCGCGGTTTCCGCCGCGCATGGCGAGCGCGGGGCGCTGCGCATCGGTTTCGTGGGGTCCGCCACCTATGCGCTGCTGCCCAAGCTGATTCCTGCGTTTCGGGACGCCCATCCGGGCATCGAACTGATCCTGCACGAGTCGACATCGGCGTCGATCCTCGACCGCATCGAACGCGGCCAGCTCGATGCGGGCCTCGTGCGCTTTCCGATCCTGAGCAGCGGCCCGTTCACGCTGCTGCCGCTGGAGTCCGACACCTTCGTCGCGGCCGTGCCGGCCGACAGCGCGTTCGCGCAGCAATCGGGCATCGCGCTGAAGACGCTGGCCAGCGAACCGTTCATCATGCACCCGAGCGCCGACGTCCCCAACCTGCAGGCCGTGGCGATGCTGATGTGCCAGCAGGCGGGCTTCGTCCCCCGCATCGCGCAGGAAGCCGTGCAGGTCCAGACCATCGTCAGCCTTGTCGAAAGCGGCCTCGGCGTGGCGCTCGTCCCGGGCGTCACCGCCCGCTATACCAACCGCCGCGTGCGCTTTCTGCGCATCACGAGCCCTCGCCCCGCAGCCCGCATCGGCATCGCGCTGGCCACGCAGCAGGATACGGACGACCGCCATGTCCAGCAGTTTCTGGCCGCGGCTCGGCGGATCGCCGCGCAGGCGCCGTCCGGCGAGGTGCCCGTCGCGCGGTTGTAG